CCACCCGGGCGTCGCGATCGCGGGCACGTTCCCCGAGCCGATCGATCCGCAGTTCGGCGCGACCCAGGGCTACCAGTCGCTCGCGATGCTCGAGCGCGGCTTCAAGATGGAGTCGCTGTGGGCGCCGCCGGCGGTCGTCGCGGTGCGCGCGCCCGGCTTCGGCGCCGAGCTGATGGAGCGCCTCGCCGAGGTGCCGCGCACCGCCGTCTGGGACGCCATCTGCTCGACCCACGAGTCGCTCGGAACGGTGCGGGCGCGGCGCGGCCGCAGCCTCGACCCGGTGCTGCGCTGGCACCTCCACCCGAACGACCTGCCCGTCCTGCGCGAGGCGCTCTACACGCTCGGCCGGCTCTTCTTCGCGGCCGGCGCCACGCACGTCGTTCCGGGCGTGGCGCGCATCCCCGACACGATCCGCAGCGCCGACGGGCTCGAGGTCCTGCGCAGCGACGCGGTGAACGGGCGCGACCTCGTGATGGGCGGCAACCACGTCTTCTGCACGACGCGCATGCACGGCGACCCGGCGCAGGGCGTGGTGGACGAGCTCGGCCGCTGCCACGACCTCGACAACCTCTACATCGCCGACACCGGGATCTTCCCGCGCTGCCCGTCCGTGAACCCGATGTTCACGGCCATGGCGCTCGCGCGCCGCCAGGCGCACGCCATCCACGGGCGGCTCGCGTAGCGCGCGGGGCGTCGGGGCGGCGGCACGGCGGGGCGAGGAGGGCGGCCCCACGGGGTGCCGCGCGGCTCCGGCCTCGGCCGATCGCAACGAGCGGTTCAACGTCCCGCGCCAGCTGCCGATAGGGCTCCGCAGTGGCGACCGCCCGCAGCCGTCCGGCAAGTCCTCGGTCGGCGGTGGACGCGCGGCGCCGCGAAGTGCGGGGGATGGACATGCACGCGAACTCGCTCCGGCTCGGGCTCGGCGCCGTCGGCTCGCTCGTCGCCGCGCTCGGCCTCCTGGCCCCGCTCCCTTCCTCCGCACAGACCGCCTCCACTCCTTCCCAGCAGAGCAGCTACGCCGCGCACTGCCGCACGCTCACCAAGCAGATCGCGCACTTCGAAGGCGTCGCCGACATGGCGCGCGACCGCGACGACGATCTCTGGGAGGCGTCGACCGAGGCGCACATCGAGCGGCTCACCAATCGACGCTCTCAGCTGTGTCCCGAGTACGATCGCCGCACGCTCGCGGCCGCGAACGCGCAGTTCTGGTCCGACGTGTACCAGGTGATGAAGATCGGCGCGCAGGGCGCGCTGCGATACCTGACGTTCGGCGCCTTCTAGCCCGGCGCGCCGCGCGCTTCCTCCCCTCGCCGACCCCCGCTCCACCGGCCCTCGACCCGATCGGGTAGGCTGCGCGCGCCGTGGCGCCGACGCGCCGCGCCCGCCTCCGGAGGGCCCCCCGCATGCAGCTCCGCCGCCTCGGCCGCACCGGTCTCGTCGTGAGCGAGATCGGAATGGGAACGATGACGTTCGGCACGATGGCCGACGAGCGCGAGAGCGTGCGCATCCTCGACGCCGCGTTCGACGCCGGCGTCCAGCTCCTCGACGTCGCCGAGGTCTACCCCGTGCCGCCGCGCGCGGAGTACGCCGGGCGCAGCGAGGAGATCTGCGGCAAGTGGCTCGCCGGGCGCTCGCGCGACCAGATCGTCGTCGCGACGAAGATCGCGGGCCCCGGGCAGGGATGGTTCGTCCCCGCGGTGCGCAGCGGTGCGACGGCGCTCGACCGCCACCACGTCGAGCGCGCCATCGAGGGCAGCCTGCGGCGCCTCGGCACCGACTACATCGACCTCTACCAGACGCACTGGCCCGACCCGAACGTGCCGATCGAGCAGACGCTCGAGGCGCTCGACCGCGCGGTCGAGAGCGGCAAGGTCCGCTACGTCGGCTGCAGCAACCAGAGCGCGTACGGCCTCACGAAGAGCCTGTGGATGTCGGACGCCCACGGCCTCGTTCGCTACGAGACGATCCAGAACAACTTCTCGCTCCTGAACCGCCGCTTCGAGGACGAGCTCGCGGCCGTCTGCCGCGCGGAGCAGGTGAGCCTGCTCGCCTACAGCCCGATCGCGGGCGGCGTGCTCTCGGGCAAGTACGCGGGCGGGCAGTGGCCCGACGGCGCGCGCTTCAGCCAGTACCGCGCCGGCGAGCCGCGCACGCGCATCATGACCGACCGCTTCGTGAACGCGCGCACGCTCGCCGCCCAGGAGCGCTTCGCGGCGATCGCGAAGGACGCGGGCATGTCGGTCGTGACGCTCGGCGTCGCGTGGACGCTCGCGAAGGACTTCGTGGGGTCGTCGCTCGTCGGCGCGACGTCGCTCGCGCAGATGCCCGAGCTGCTCGCGGCCGCCGATGCGAAGCTCGGCGCCGACGTGCTCGCCGCGTGCGACGCGGTCTCGCGCGAGATCCCGTACCCGATGGGCTGAGCGGCGCGCGCCGGGCCCGAGGAGCGAGCGGATGGCACGGATCGACTGGCCCCGTCGCGCGGCGCGCGCCCTCGCGCTCGCCGCGCTCGCGCTCCCGCTCGCCGCGACCAGCCCCGCGCGCGCGTTCGACCGCGGCGCGGACGGGCGCTTCGAGAAGCGCGAGTCCTCGCACTTCGTGCTCTTCCAGGACGTCGACATCGACGAGACGTCCGGCATCCGCGGCTCGCGCCGCTTCGAGGACGACGTCCTCGAGACGCTCGAGTCCGCGTACCGCACGATCGACGCGCTGCTCGGCATCCGCCTCCCGCGCCGCATCCAGGTCACCGTCTACGACGCGCGCGACTTCGACGCGCGCTTCGCCGGGCTCTTCCGGTTCCCGGCCGCGGGCTTCTACGGCGACGCGATCCACATCCGCGGCGCGACGGTCGTCGACGCGCGGCTCGTCCGCGTGCTCCACCACGAGCTCGTGCACGCGGCCTTCCACTACGAGGCGCCCTCGCTCGTGCTCCCCGCCTGGATGAACGAGGGCGTCGCGGAGTGGGTCGAGGCGCGCGCGGCGGGCTACGCGACGCTCACGGGCCCCGAGCAGGCCTTCCTCGCGAGCCGCGCGGCGGCGGGCTCGCTCTACGCGCTCGCGCAGCTCTCGGCCCCGTCGTTCGGCGCGTTCGGCCCGCAGCAGGCCGCGCTCGCCTACCTCGAGTCGCGCGCGTTCGTCGACTTCCTCGCGACGACGTACGGCGATCGCAAGCTGCGCGAGTGGGTCGAGGGTGCGCTGCGGACGGGCGACCTCGACCGCGCGGCGCGCCGCTCGTTCCGCGCCGACCTCGCGCGCCTCGAGGAACGCTTCCGCGAGCGCTACGCGCGTCGCTGAGCAACGGACTCGCGCGGCGCGGGCTGCTAGCCTGCCGCGCGCGATGCAGCGTCTCGTCGTTCCGCGCCCGCCCACCGTTCGCGCGCAGCCCGTGCGGACGTCGGCCCCGGCGCGGACGTCGCCGCGCGCGCGGCGCGCGCACGCGGCCGCCCTGGCCTGCGCGTTCGCCGTCGCCTCCGTCGCTGCCGCGTCGCCTGCCGCGGCCGAGGACGGGGCTGCGGGCGCCGACGCCGCGGCCGACGCGCACGGCGCGCATGCGCTCCACCCGCCGATCGGCGTCTCCGGCGGGCACACGCTCGCGCGCGGCGGCATCGCCGTCGGCTACAGCTACGACGTCGCTTCCTACGACCAGCTGCGCGAGCGCACGAACGACGTGACGGCGACGGGCTATCTGTCGCGCACTCCCTTCTTCGCGAGCGCGCCGAGCCGCCTGCGCGTCGAGCGACACGAGTTCGCGCTGCTCGTCGCGACGACGGACCGGCTGTCGCTGCTGCTCGAGGTGCCGTTCGTGCGCGCCGAGATGCGCAACGAGACGGCGTCGGGCTCGTACACGACCGAGTCGGGCGGGCTCGGCGACATCGCACTGAGCGGCGTCTTCCTCTTCATGCGGCACGGGAGCGAGCGGCTCTTCTTCTCGACCGAGCTCGGCATGCCGACGGGCTCGATCTCGCAGCGCGACGACACGCCGAGCGGGCAGCGCGTCCTGCCCTACGCCATGCAGCCCGGCTCGGGCGTGTGGCACGTCGAGACGGGGCTCACCTACGAGGGCACGCTCTGGAAGTACACCTGGGGCGGCCAGATCGCGACGCTCTTCCAGCTCGGCGACGCGGACGTCGGCGACGCGCACTACACGCCGGGCAATCGCTATGCGGTGACGGGTTGGCTCGCGCGCGAGTGGTGCGACGCGCTCAGCACGTCGCTGCGGCTGCGCTGGCACCGCTGGGGCAACACGAGCGGGCGCGACACGCGCATGCCGATCGCCGAGTCGACGGCCAACGACCCGATGCGCCAGCGCGGCGAGCGCGTCGACCTGCTCGCCGGCGCCGAGGTGCGGCTCCCGTTCGCGCCGCGGCAGGCGCTCGCGCTCGAAGCGGGCTTCCCGCTGCTCGAGTCGCTCGACGGCCCGGCGCCCTCGTTCGACTGGAGCGTGCGCGTCGGCTGGCGCTGGTCGTACCCGTGAGCGCGCGGCGGCGCGCCGTCGCCGTTCTCGCCGGGGCGTGCGCGCTGCTCGCGCTCGGCTGCGACGACGTCCGGCGCTACGGCGCGCGCGGCATCGTCGAGGACGTGCGCCGCGAGGACGCCGTCGTCGTCGTCGACCACGGGGCCGTGCGCGGGCTGATGGGACCGATGACGATGACGTTCGACGTGCCGGATGCGGACCTGCTCGCGAGGCTCGAGCCCGGCCAACGCATCTCGTTCACGCTCGTGTTCACCGGCAGCGCGTACCAGATCGTCGACGCCACCGTGCTCGGCACCGTCGAGGTGGGCGACGAGTGGGCGCGCCTCGGCGAGCAGCTCGTGCGCACGACCGTGGCGCCGCCGTTCTCGCTGCGCGACCAGGACGGGCGGGTGCTCACGCTCGACGATCTCGCCGGCCGGGCGCTCCTCGTCGACTTCGTCTTCACGCAGTGTCCCGGACCGTGTCCACTGCAGACGGCGCGCGCCGTGGCCGTGCAGCGCGCGCTCCCGGACGACGTGCGCGATCGCGTGCACTTCGTCTCGATCTCGCTCGACCCGGCGAACGACACGCCCGAGGCGTTTCGCGCCTACGCCCGCAAGCACGGCGCCGACACGCGGAACTGGTCGTTCCTCGGCGGGGATCCCGGCGAGGTCGACGCCGTCGTCCGCAGCTACGCGGTCGGCAAGACGCGCGACGCCGAGGGCGTGATCGAGCACCTCGTCGTCTCCCTGCTCGTGAACGGCGATGGGAAGATCGTGCGTCGCTATCTCGGGATGGAGCACGGCGCGGAAGAGATCGCCGCCGACCTCGTCGCGCTCGCGCGCACGCCGCTCGCGAGCGCGGAACGAGGCTCCGCGCACGAGCACGCACACGAGCACGCGGACGACCCCGCGCACGACCCCGGAGAGGCCGCGGCCGGCGATGCGCCCTAGCGCGCCGGCGCGCGCCGCCGCCCCGCGCGCGCGCCGCGCGGCGACGGCGGACGTCGCGATCGTCGGCGGCGGCATCGCGGGCTGTGCGGCGGCGTGGTTCCTCGCGAACGAGGGCCTCGACGTCCTGCTGCTCGAGCGCGACGCACTGGCGAGCGCGGCGTCGGGCGCCGCGGCCGGCATGCTCGCGCCCGTAGCGGAGGGCGTACCGGGGAGCCCGCTGCTCGCGCTCGGGCTCGCCGCGCTCGCGCGCTTCCCCGCGCTCTGCGACGAGCTGCGCGCCGCGTCGGGCGTCGACCCGGAGCTCGAGCGGTCCGGCCTGCTGCGCGCGGCCGAGTCGCCGGACGCGGCGCGCGCGCTCGCCGCGCGCGCCGATGCGCTGCGCGCCGCCGGCGTCGCGGTCGAGTGGCTCGACGCCGCCGCCGCGCGCGCGCTCGAGCCCGCGCTCGCGCCGCACGTCGAGGGGGCGATCTGGTCGGGTGGCGACGCGCACGTGCGTCCGCCGCTGCTCGCGCGCGCGTTCGCGCGCGGCGCGGAGCGCCGCGGCGCCCGCATCGCGCTCGGCGTCGACGTGCGCGGTCTCCTCGCGGAGGGCGGGCGCATCTGCGGCGTGCGCGCGGAGGGCGCGATCGCGGGCGACGTCGCGGCGGGCGCGGTCGTCGTGTGCGCCGGCGCGTGGAGCCGCGCGCTCGAAGGATGGATGGAGGCGGCTCTTCCCGAGGTGCGGGGCGCGGACGGAGCGGCGCGCGCCGCGCCGCCGCCGGTCGAGCCGGTGCGCGGGCAGATCCTCGCGCTCGGCGCTCCGCTCCCGCGCTCGCGCGCCATCGTGTGGGGCGAGGGCGGCCTCTACCTCGTGCCGAAGCGCGACGGGAGCCTCGTCGTGGGCGCGACCGAGGAGCGCGTCGGCTTCGACGCGCGCGTCACGGCCGCGGGTGTCGCCGCGCTGCTCGAGGGCGCGCGGCGTCTCGTGCCCGCGCTCGGCGAGGCCGAGGTGCTGCGCTGCTGGGCGGGGCTGCGGCCCGCGTCACCGGACGGGCTGCCGTCGATCGGCGCGCTCCGCGGCGTGGAAGGGCTCGTCGTCGCGTACGGGCACCACCGCAACGGCGTGCTGCTCGCGCCGACGACCGGGGAGCTCGTCCGCGACCTCGTGCTCGGCAAGGCGGGCGCGGCCGAGGCCGCGCCCTTCGATCCCGCCCGCTTCGCGCGCCCGCCGGCGCCGCAGCGCCGCTAGCGCGCGCGCTCAGCAGAGCTTGCGGACCATCTCCTCGAGCGCGGCCTTCGGGCGCGCGCCCTGCATCTGCTCGACCACCTGGCCGCCCTGGAAGGCGAGCAGCGTCGGGATCGCGCGCACGCCGTAGCGCCCGGGCGCGGCCGGGTTCTCGTCGATGTTCATCTTGACGATCTTGACCCGGCCCGCGTACGAGGCCGCGAGCTCCTTCACGATCGGCGCGATCTGGCGGCACGGCGCGCACCACTCGGCCCAGAAGTCGACGACCACGGGCAGGTCGGAGTCGAGCACGTCGGCCTGGAAGCTCTGATCGGTCACGTCGGTGATCTCTGCCATCGTCTTCTCTCCTGTGGTTCGCGTCGTTCCTCGGGTCGTCCGGCCTCGCGGCCGGCCGCGCGCGTCGTCGCTCGGGCGCGCGGCGGCGGCGACGCGGGCCGCTCGGATGCCGGTCGTCGCGCCGGCGTCACGCACGGGATGCTCGCGGACGGGAAACGGCGGGGCAGCATAGCAGGGCCGCGGCTACTCTCGGCGCGATGCCGCGCCCTCCGGTCGAAATCGTCGCGATCGATCGCGCGAAGGTCCGCACGACGCGCGCGCGACGGCGCCCGAGCAAGGTGCGCGTGCGCGACGAGGCCGTGCCCCACGTGCCCGGAGCCTCGTTCGCGGCGTTCCTCGACTCGCTCCCGCACGTCCTCGGCGGCGACGACCTGCGCGCGGCGGTCGACGCGTGGGTGCGCGCATGGAAGGCGGGGCGCCCGGTCGTGCTCGGCTTCGGCGCGCACCTGATCAAGGTCGGGCTCGCGCCGGTCGTCGTCGACCTGATGGAGCGCGGCGCCGTCTCGGCGATCGCCATGAACGGCGCCGGCTGCGTCCACGACCTCGAGCTCGCGATGATGGGCCGCACGAGCGAGGACGTGGCCGAGGCGCTC
This genomic interval from Myxococcota bacterium contains the following:
- the thiO gene encoding glycine oxidase ThiO, translated to MRPSAPARAAAPRARRAATADVAIVGGGIAGCAAAWFLANEGLDVLLLERDALASAASGAAAGMLAPVAEGVPGSPLLALGLAALARFPALCDELRAASGVDPELERSGLLRAAESPDAARALAARADALRAAGVAVEWLDAAAARALEPALAPHVEGAIWSGGDAHVRPPLLARAFARGAERRGARIALGVDVRGLLAEGGRICGVRAEGAIAGDVAAGAVVVCAGAWSRALEGWMEAALPEVRGADGAARAAPPPVEPVRGQILALGAPLPRSRAIVWGEGGLYLVPKRDGSLVVGATEERVGFDARVTAAGVAALLEGARRLVPALGEAEVLRCWAGLRPASPDGLPSIGALRGVEGLVVAYGHHRNGVLLAPTTGELVRDLVLGKAGAAEAAPFDPARFARPPAPQRR
- the trxA gene encoding thioredoxin translates to MAEITDVTDQSFQADVLDSDLPVVVDFWAEWCAPCRQIAPIVKELAASYAGRVKIVKMNIDENPAAPGRYGVRAIPTLLAFQGGQVVEQMQGARPKAALEEMVRKLC
- a CDS encoding aldo/keto reductase; translated protein: MQLRRLGRTGLVVSEIGMGTMTFGTMADERESVRILDAAFDAGVQLLDVAEVYPVPPRAEYAGRSEEICGKWLAGRSRDQIVVATKIAGPGQGWFVPAVRSGATALDRHHVERAIEGSLRRLGTDYIDLYQTHWPDPNVPIEQTLEALDRAVESGKVRYVGCSNQSAYGLTKSLWMSDAHGLVRYETIQNNFSLLNRRFEDELAAVCRAEQVSLLAYSPIAGGVLSGKYAGGQWPDGARFSQYRAGEPRTRIMTDRFVNARTLAAQERFAAIAKDAGMSVVTLGVAWTLAKDFVGSSLVGATSLAQMPELLAAADAKLGADVLAACDAVSREIPYPMG
- a CDS encoding SCO family protein, with the translated sequence MSARRRAVAVLAGACALLALGCDDVRRYGARGIVEDVRREDAVVVVDHGAVRGLMGPMTMTFDVPDADLLARLEPGQRISFTLVFTGSAYQIVDATVLGTVEVGDEWARLGEQLVRTTVAPPFSLRDQDGRVLTLDDLAGRALLVDFVFTQCPGPCPLQTARAVAVQRALPDDVRDRVHFVSISLDPANDTPEAFRAYARKHGADTRNWSFLGGDPGEVDAVVRSYAVGKTRDAEGVIEHLVVSLLVNGDGKIVRRYLGMEHGAEEIAADLVALARTPLASAERGSAHEHAHEHADDPAHDPGEAAAGDAP